From Orcinus orca chromosome 3, mOrcOrc1.1, whole genome shotgun sequence, a single genomic window includes:
- the LOC101286776 gene encoding LOW QUALITY PROTEIN: histone deacetylase 2-like (The sequence of the model RefSeq protein was modified relative to this genomic sequence to represent the inferred CDS: inserted 2 bases in 1 codon; deleted 1 base in 1 codon) encodes MAYSQGGSKKKACYYYYDGDIGNYYYGQGRPMKPHRIRMTHNLLLNYGLYRKMEIYSPHKATAEEMTKYHSNEYIKFLRSIRPDNTFEYSKQMQRFNGGEDCPVFDGLFEFCQLSSGGSVAGAVKLNRQQTDMAVNWAAGLHHAKKSEASGFCYVNDIVLAILELLKYHQRVLYIDIDIHRGDGVEEAFYTTDRVMTVSFHKYGEYFPGMGDLRDIGAGKGKYYAVNFPVRDGIDDESYGQIFKPIISKVMEMYQPTAVVLQCGADSLSGDRLDCFNLTVKGHAKCVEVVKTFNLPLLMLVGGGYTIRNVARCWTYETAVALDCEIPSELSYNDYFENFGPDFKLHISPSNVTNQNTPEYTEXKQRLSENLRMLPHAAGVQMQAIPEDAVHEDSGDEDGEDPDKRISIRASDKRIACDEEFSDSEDEGEGGRRNVADHKKGAKKARIEEDKKETEDKKTDVKEDKSKDSVVKKTDTKGAKSEELSNS; translated from the exons ATGGCGTACAGTCAGGGAGGCAGCAAGAAGAAAGCCTGCTACTACTACTACGATGGTGATATTGGAAATTATTATTACGGACAGGGTCGTCCCATGAAACCTCATAGGATCCGCATGACCCATAACTTGCTGCTAAATTATGGCTtgtatagaaaaatggaaatatatagtCCCCATAAAGCCACTGCTGAAGaaatgacaaaataccacagcaATGAGTACATCAAATTTCTACGTTCAATAAGACCAGATAACACGTTCGAGTATAGTAAGCAGATGCAGAGATTTAATGGTGGAGAAGATTGTCCAGTGTTTGATGGGCTCTTTGAGTTTTGTCAGCTTTCATCTGGTGGTTCAGTTGCTGGGGCTGTGAAGTTGAACCGACAACAAACTGATATGGCTGTTAACTGGGCTGCAGGATTACATCATGCTAAGAAATCAGAAGCATCAGGATTCTGTTATGTTAATGATATTGTGCTTGCCATCCTTGAATTACTAAAGTATCATCAGAGAGTCTTATATATTGATATTGATATCCATCGTGGTGATGGTGTTGAAGAAGCTTTTTATACAACAGATCGTGTAATGACTGTATCATTCCACAAATATGGGGAATACTTTCCTGGAATGGGAGACTTGAGGGATATTGGTGCAGGAAAAGGCAAATACTATGCTGTCAATTTTCCAGTGAGAGATGGTATAGATGATGAATCATATGGGCAGATATTTAAGCCTATTATCTCAAAAGTGATGGAGATGTATCAACCTACTGCTGTGGTGCTACAGTGTGGTGCAGACTCACTATCCGGTGATAGGCTTGATTGCTTCAATTTGACAGTCAAAGGTCATGCTAAATGTGTAGAAGTTGTAAAAACTTTCAATTTACCATTACTGATGCTTGTGGGAGGTGGATACACAATCCGCAATGTTGCTCGATGTTGGACATATGAGACTGCTGTTGCCCTTGATTGTGAGATTCCCAGTGAACTGTCATATAATGATTACTTTGAGAATTTTGGACCAGACTTCAAACTGCATATTAGTCCTTCAAACGTGACAAACCAGAACACTCCAGAATATACGGA AAAACAGCGTTTATCTGAAAATTTACGCATGTTGCCACATGCAGCTGGCGTCCAAATGCAAGCTATTCCAGAAGATGCAGTTCATGAAGACAGTGGAGATGAAGATGGAGAAGATCCAGACAAGAGAATTTCTATTCGGGCATCAGACAAACGGATAGCTTGTGATGAAGAATTCTCAGATTCTGAGGATGAAGGAGAGGGAGGTCGCAGAAATGTGGCTGATCATAAGAAAGGAGCAAAGAAAGCTAGAATTGAAGAAGACAAGAAGGAAACGGAGGACAAAAAAACAGATGTTAAAGAAGATAAGTCCAAGGACAGT GTGGTGAAAAAAACAGATACCAAAGGAGCCAAATCAGAAGAGCTCAGCAACTCCTGA